From the genome of uncultured Methanobacterium sp.:
CACTGGTAGGGGAAGTGGTGCAGATTCAGCAGACCAGCGGTCCCACCATCTTCACCATCTCTGATGAGACCGGGATCACCTGGGCAGCAGCCTTTGACGAACCAGGAGTAAGGGTCTACCCCAACATCAGCATCGATAACATGGTAGAAGTCCTGGGTGAGGTCTCCCTCCACGGGGGCAAGATCCAGATAGAATCAGAAAGTATTGAACGCCTCCACGGATCAGAAGCCACAGAAGCCCGGCAACGCATTGATGAAGCACTGGATAAACGTGCAGAACCTGAAAACACCGAGCTAATTCAGGAAGCACCCATAATCCAGAAATTAAGGCCCAGACTGGTTAAGGCAGCTAAAGCCATCAGAAGGGCAGTTATGGACGGGCGCAGCATCCTGGTACGCCACCATGCAGATGCTGATGGAATCTGTGCCGGTGTGGCAGTGGAAAAAGCAGTCATACCACTGCTCCAGGAGCTCAACCCATCCAACGATGCAGAATGGCACTACTTCCGCAGATCCCCCAGTAAAGCACCATTCTATGAGATTGAGGACGTGGTGAAGGATCTGAGCTTTGCCCTGGAAGACTTTGAACGCCACGGACAGAAACTACCTTTACTTGTCCTTTTAGATAACGGTTCCACTGAAGAAGACATCCTGGCTCTTTTAAAGGTCAAAATCTACGACATAGAAGTGGTGGTTGTGGACCACCACTACCCTGGAGAAGTAACCGATGGCCGGGTGGCAGTGGATGATTACGTGGATGTCCATGTGAACCCCTACCTGGAAGGGGGTGACAGCCAGGTCACAGCCGGTGCCCTGGCAGTGGAACTGGCCCAGATGATCAACCCCGATGTAAAGGACAAGCTCCTGCACCTGCCGGGTATTGCAGCAGTAGGGGATCATGCCCGCTCACCAGAAGCACAGTGGTACATTGATCTGGCAAAGGAGAAAGGATATGACTTGGAAGACCTGGATAGGATCGCCACAGCCATAGACTTTGAAGCATTTTTCCTGCGCTTCATGAACGGCCGTGGAATTATGGACACCATACTGGGACTGGGTAACCGTGAAAAACACACCAAACTGGTGGATGCCCTATACAAAGAATCACAAAGACGTGTTGAATGGCAACTGGCAGCAGCCCTGCCCAACCTCAAAACACAGACCTTCCCCAATGGAATCATCTTCAGTGTCCTGGATGTGGAGAAGTTCGCCCATAAATTCACCTTCCCTGCCCCGGGTAAGACCTGTGGTTTTGTGCATGACTCAATGGTCCAGAAATTCGGGGAGGAAACACCAATCATCACCCTGGCTTACGGCCCTGACTTCGGTGTTATCCGGGCCACTGATGCAGTTAACGAGATATTCGGATTCAACCTCAACACCATAATCCAGGAGCTTCTAGGTGAAATTCCTGAAGCCGGTATTGATGGTGGTGGCCATGAATGTGCCGGTAGTCTGAAATTCGTGGAAGGACTATCTAAAAAGGTCCTGCAGAGCTTTGCAGGAAAAGTTGCCGGATTAAAAGCAG
Proteins encoded in this window:
- a CDS encoding DHH family phosphoesterase, with protein sequence MKKTCSQCKGKGRKVVSYKVCEACHGTGVSGEVDIKGHLKGLSGGARERFQLDEEQEVPCSVCSGKGEVEVTEECPECSGKGEINLCTKCGKPILKGDYCDDCKDSQDKPKVYILHPASEMSDLEVGEHYKGKITRVEDYGVFVSLSKKLYGLLRLRNPPYSVGDELFVQIIEIKKHRGEVDLAPAAIKGTYELVKLKKEMPRTRIADLNPKIKGRNVSLVGEVVQIQQTSGPTIFTISDETGITWAAAFDEPGVRVYPNISIDNMVEVLGEVSLHGGKIQIESESIERLHGSEATEARQRIDEALDKRAEPENTELIQEAPIIQKLRPRLVKAAKAIRRAVMDGRSILVRHHADADGICAGVAVEKAVIPLLQELNPSNDAEWHYFRRSPSKAPFYEIEDVVKDLSFALEDFERHGQKLPLLVLLDNGSTEEDILALLKVKIYDIEVVVVDHHYPGEVTDGRVAVDDYVDVHVNPYLEGGDSQVTAGALAVELAQMINPDVKDKLLHLPGIAAVGDHARSPEAQWYIDLAKEKGYDLEDLDRIATAIDFEAFFLRFMNGRGIMDTILGLGNREKHTKLVDALYKESQRRVEWQLAAALPNLKTQTFPNGIIFSVLDVEKFAHKFTFPAPGKTCGFVHDSMVQKFGEETPIITLAYGPDFGVIRATDAVNEIFGFNLNTIIQELLGEIPEAGIDGGGHECAGSLKFVEGLSKKVLQSFAGKVAGLKAA